From a region of the Deltaproteobacteria bacterium genome:
- a CDS encoding amidohydrolase: MSEPVVDADGHVCEPPDLWTTRLPPPLRERAIRLRWNQDTGFDEAWVEDWCITDRGLVGLGNAGTSFADLGRGRRYVDGHPAGFDPRERLAVLDAEGIDAAVLYPGLALSLPAIHDPALAVASCRVYNDWIAEFCSADRRRLFGVAALPLQDPAAAVAEARRAVRELGLRGVFCRPNPLNETLRQLHDDAFEPVWAALAELDVPLTFHPAGLWDMPGTSRSMAGLMAPGTHHALILFFDNYLTLANLVYAGVLERHPRLRVGVLECGGGWIAHWMDRLDEFVESYGWQLSHLRLKPSEYVRRQAWISFDPGEHTMGPLTRFLPADHMIWASDFPHSDAKYPGVVAELREHTADMTPAARADLFGASALRLYGLPAPA; the protein is encoded by the coding sequence ATGTCCGAGCCGGTCGTGGACGCGGACGGCCACGTCTGCGAGCCGCCCGACCTCTGGACCACCCGCCTCCCGCCGCCCCTCCGTGAGCGTGCCATCCGGCTCCGCTGGAACCAGGACACCGGCTTCGACGAGGCCTGGGTCGAGGACTGGTGCATCACGGACCGCGGGCTGGTCGGCCTCGGCAACGCCGGCACCTCGTTCGCGGACCTCGGGCGCGGACGGCGCTACGTGGACGGCCACCCGGCCGGCTTCGACCCGCGCGAGCGGCTCGCGGTCCTCGACGCCGAGGGGATCGACGCCGCCGTCCTCTATCCCGGCCTGGCGCTCAGCCTCCCCGCCATTCACGACCCCGCGCTCGCCGTCGCCTCGTGCCGCGTCTACAACGACTGGATCGCCGAGTTCTGCTCCGCCGATCGGCGGCGCCTGTTCGGCGTCGCGGCCCTCCCGCTCCAGGATCCGGCCGCCGCCGTCGCCGAGGCGCGCCGGGCGGTGCGCGAGCTCGGCCTGCGCGGCGTCTTCTGCCGTCCGAACCCGCTCAATGAAACGCTCCGCCAGCTTCACGACGACGCTTTCGAGCCCGTGTGGGCGGCGCTCGCGGAGCTCGACGTGCCGCTCACGTTCCACCCGGCCGGGCTCTGGGACATGCCGGGCACGTCGCGCTCGATGGCCGGCCTCATGGCGCCCGGCACCCACCACGCCCTGATCCTCTTCTTCGACAACTACCTGACGCTCGCCAATCTCGTGTACGCGGGCGTGCTCGAGCGCCATCCGCGGCTCCGCGTCGGCGTCCTCGAATGCGGCGGCGGATGGATCGCGCACTGGATGGACCGGCTCGACGAGTTCGTCGAGAGCTACGGCTGGCAGCTCTCGCACCTCCGCCTCAAGCCGAGCGAGTACGTGCGCCGCCAGGCGTGGATCTCCTTCGATCCCGGCGAGCATACGATGGGCCCGCTCACACGCTTCCTCCCAGCCGACCACATGATCTGGGCGTCGGACTTCCCGCACAGCGACGCGAAGTACCCCGGTGTGGTCGCCGAGCTGCGCGAGCACACGGCCGACATGACACCCGCGGCGCGCGCGGATCTCTTCGGAGCGAGCGCGCTCCGGCTCTACGGTCTTCCCGCGCCCGCATGA